One genomic segment of Aliarcobacter cibarius includes these proteins:
- the purM gene encoding phosphoribosylformylglycinamidine cyclo-ligase: MATVSYKDAGVDIDAGNQFVENIKPYVKSTLIPGVLGGIGSFAGAFELPSGYKKPVILAGTDGVGTKLKLAIDAKKFDTVGIDLVAMCTNDLLCNFGEPLFFLDYYATAKLEVEEATQVVKGIAEGCIRSECALIGGETAEMPGMYKEGDFDLAGFCVGIAEKDELDRVERVKAGDVLIALPSSGVHSNGFSLVRKLLLEKLGMSLEDDFQGKILKDVLLEPTRIYVKEFKANKDKINALAHITGGGITENLPRVLPENLTAVVDRSKIKVLPIFEFMSKHVELEEMYRTFNMGVGMILAVNPENVDSILANTDGYIIGELKTGERKVEFI, from the coding sequence ATGGCAACAGTTAGTTACAAAGATGCAGGTGTTGATATCGATGCAGGAAATCAATTTGTAGAAAATATTAAACCTTATGTAAAATCTACTTTAATTCCAGGTGTTTTAGGTGGAATTGGATCTTTTGCTGGAGCATTCGAACTTCCTAGCGGTTATAAAAAACCTGTTATTTTAGCAGGTACAGATGGTGTTGGAACAAAACTGAAACTTGCAATTGATGCAAAAAAATTTGATACAGTTGGAATAGATTTAGTTGCTATGTGTACGAATGATCTTCTTTGTAACTTTGGAGAACCACTATTTTTCTTAGATTATTATGCAACAGCAAAACTTGAAGTTGAAGAAGCAACACAAGTAGTAAAAGGAATTGCAGAAGGTTGTATTAGAAGCGAGTGTGCTTTAATTGGTGGAGAAACTGCTGAAATGCCTGGAATGTACAAAGAGGGAGATTTTGACTTAGCAGGATTTTGTGTTGGTATTGCAGAAAAAGATGAACTTGATAGAGTTGAAAGAGTTAAAGCTGGAGATGTTCTAATCGCATTACCAAGTTCTGGAGTTCACTCAAATGGATTCTCACTAGTAAGAAAACTTCTTTTAGAAAAATTAGGAATGAGTTTAGAAGATGATTTTCAAGGGAAAATATTAAAAGATGTTTTACTTGAACCAACAAGAATTTATGTAAAAGAGTTCAAAGCAAATAAAGATAAGATAAATGCACTAGCACACATAACTGGTGGAGGAATTACAGAAAATCTTCCAAGAGTTTTACCAGAAAATTTAACTGCTGTTGTAGATAGAAGTAAAATAAAAGTTTTACCAATATTTGAATTTATGAGTAAACATGTAGAACTTGAAGAAATGTATAGAACATTTAATATGGGGGTAGGAATGATTCTTGCAGTAAATCCTGAAAATGTTGATTCTATTTTAGCAAATACAGATGGTTATATTATTGGTGAATTAAAAACTGGTGAAAGAAAAGTAGAGTTTATTTAA
- the coaE gene encoding dephospho-CoA kinase (Dephospho-CoA kinase (CoaE) performs the final step in coenzyme A biosynthesis.), with the protein MNNNLFKNAIALTGGISTGKSTVCNLLKLHGFLIIDADKIAHKLLDINAKKIEEMFGKQYVQDGKVLRKELGKIIFSNEENKLKLEALLHPLIKEEIIKEAKICEEQNKPYFIDIPLFFEKMHYPISKSIVVYTPKDLQVERLQKRDNISKEEALLKISNQMDIEKKKELSTYVIDNSYNLKHLQDEVEKLIGEII; encoded by the coding sequence ATGAATAACAATTTATTTAAAAATGCAATAGCACTAACCGGTGGTATATCTACTGGTAAAAGTACTGTTTGTAATCTACTAAAACTACATGGTTTTCTTATTATAGATGCCGACAAAATAGCACATAAGCTACTAGATATTAATGCTAAAAAAATAGAAGAGATGTTTGGTAAGCAATATGTACAAGATGGCAAAGTTTTAAGAAAAGAGTTGGGAAAGATAATCTTTTCTAACGAAGAGAATAAGCTTAAATTAGAAGCACTTCTACACCCACTTATAAAAGAGGAAATTATAAAAGAAGCAAAAATTTGTGAAGAACAAAATAAACCTTATTTTATAGATATTCCACTATTTTTTGAAAAAATGCATTATCCAATTAGTAAATCTATTGTTGTTTATACACCAAAAGATTTACAAGTTGAGAGATTACAAAAAAGAGACAATATTAGTAAAGAAGAAGCTCTTTTAAAAATCTCAAATCAAATGGACATAGAGAAGAAAAAAGAGTTATCAACATATGTAATAGATAACTCATATAATTTAAAACACCTTCAAGACGAGGTAGAAAAATTAATAGGAGAAATAATATGA
- a CDS encoding glucosaminidase domain-containing protein: protein MQFLTILLKNSKKLLLSLFISGAVQIASAKGLPQEFYNIKDKELAKAYFLEHLYELIEQENIAILKEREFVIDVLNNKFLELQKDAELLAKLVEIKQKYNIQNIYSLEEYLKKIDVIPPSLALAQAAVESAWGKSRFVKEANNIFGHWTYDKEFGIIPKRRDQGASHFIRVFESLEASIKAYMLNLNRNEAYKSFQEQRYNNKEENQQISGLVLSKTMLNYSGIANKYLDILSKVILGNNLEEFDFRYFGKTEELNKSNLILTAGL from the coding sequence ATGCAGTTTTTAACAATTTTATTAAAAAATTCAAAAAAACTTCTTCTTAGTCTATTTATATCTGGTGCGGTTCAAATTGCAAGTGCAAAAGGTTTACCGCAAGAGTTTTACAATATTAAAGACAAAGAGCTTGCAAAAGCTTATTTTTTAGAGCATTTATATGAACTTATTGAGCAAGAGAATATTGCTATATTAAAAGAGCGAGAGTTTGTAATAGATGTTTTAAATAATAAATTCTTAGAACTTCAAAAAGATGCTGAATTATTGGCAAAATTAGTAGAAATCAAACAAAAGTACAACATACAAAATATTTACTCTTTAGAAGAGTATCTCAAAAAAATAGATGTTATTCCACCTTCATTAGCACTTGCTCAAGCAGCAGTAGAAAGTGCTTGGGGTAAAAGTAGATTTGTAAAAGAAGCAAATAATATTTTTGGTCACTGGACTTATGATAAAGAGTTTGGAATTATTCCAAAAAGAAGAGATCAAGGTGCTTCACATTTTATTAGAGTATTTGAATCTTTAGAAGCTTCTATAAAAGCTTATATGCTAAATTTAAATAGAAATGAGGCTTATAAATCTTTTCAAGAGCAAAGATATAATAATAAAGAGGAAAATCAACAAATTTCTGGTTTGGTGTTATCAAAAACAATGTTAAACTATTCTGGAATTGCAAATAAATATTTAGATATTTTAAGTAAAGTAATTTTAGGAAATAATCTTGAGGAGTTTGACTTTAGATATTTTGGAAAAACTGAAGAGTTAAATAAAAGTAATCTAATTTTAACAGCAGGCTTATAA